A genomic window from Candidatus Bathyarchaeota archaeon includes:
- the nadB gene encoding L-aspartate oxidase: MKTDFLVVGSGIAGLNFALKVAKYGEVTLVTKKEIMESNTNLAQGGIAAVTRKDDSIQSHIDDTLTVGSGLSNKRMVKILAEHGPEAIQNLLSFGVNFDTEDDILHSTTEGGHSIARVLHSGDTTGKEIEQKMTENVREHKDIQVFENCYAVDLLIKDGKCLGAKMLDIPKRCIFDIFARVTVLATGGVGYLYLNTSNPEIATGDGIAIAFRAGAIVEDMEFVQFHPTTLNKLGAPHFLISESLRGEGAILVNQDGRRFMLEHDPMGDLAPRDIIARTIFNELKTGPVYLDFRHKGEEFILDRFPMIYNECLKYDLDITKDLIPVSPATHYLCGGIKTNEYGETSVGNLLTFGECTCTGVHGANRLASNSLLESVVFSTLGAKKAKNYLKNSIYTSTQNTVSFANIDTPELTYLKADLRKSMWDYIGIIRNEENIILMLKKLDRLRSRLNSIGGVGVNTRFLKLLNMVTVANLIATAAYARTESRGTHYREDFPNTDDKNWLKHICLQKQNAKIQTFFG, encoded by the coding sequence TTGAAAACTGATTTTTTAGTTGTCGGCAGCGGTATTGCTGGATTAAATTTTGCCCTTAAAGTTGCTAAATATGGGGAAGTAACCCTTGTAACAAAAAAAGAAATTATGGAATCCAATACCAACCTTGCTCAGGGTGGAATTGCTGCTGTAACCCGAAAAGACGACTCTATTCAGTCTCATATCGACGACACTTTGACTGTTGGTTCTGGATTGTCAAACAAACGAATGGTAAAAATCCTTGCTGAACATGGTCCTGAAGCTATACAAAACCTTCTTTCTTTTGGGGTAAATTTTGACACAGAAGATGATATTCTTCATTCAACTACAGAAGGGGGTCATAGCATTGCCCGGGTTCTTCATTCTGGGGATACTACCGGAAAAGAAATTGAGCAAAAAATGACGGAAAATGTTCGGGAACACAAGGACATTCAAGTTTTTGAAAACTGTTACGCCGTTGATCTTCTAATAAAAGACGGTAAATGCCTCGGAGCAAAAATGCTAGACATTCCTAAACGTTGTATCTTTGATATTTTTGCTCGGGTAACAGTATTAGCAACTGGGGGCGTGGGTTATCTTTACTTGAACACTTCAAACCCTGAAATTGCAACTGGAGACGGCATAGCAATTGCATTCAGAGCTGGAGCTATTGTTGAGGATATGGAGTTTGTGCAGTTTCATCCAACGACTTTAAACAAGCTTGGCGCCCCTCATTTTTTGATTTCCGAGTCTCTTCGTGGTGAAGGGGCAATTTTAGTAAACCAGGATGGTAGACGTTTCATGTTAGAACATGACCCCATGGGCGATCTAGCTCCTCGAGATATTATTGCTCGGACAATTTTTAATGAACTCAAAACTGGACCTGTCTATTTGGATTTTCGTCACAAAGGTGAAGAATTTATTTTAGATCGTTTTCCCATGATTTACAATGAGTGCTTGAAGTATGATCTTGACATTACTAAAGATTTAATTCCTGTTTCTCCTGCCACTCATTATCTTTGTGGAGGAATTAAAACAAACGAGTATGGTGAAACTTCTGTTGGTAATCTTTTAACATTTGGAGAATGCACCTGCACTGGAGTTCACGGTGCTAACAGGCTTGCTAGCAATTCTTTGTTAGAGTCTGTGGTTTTTTCTACTTTGGGGGCAAAAAAAGCCAAAAATTATTTGAAAAATTCGATTTACACATCAACTCAGAACACTGTAAGTTTCGCAAACATCGACACTCCAGAACTAACTTACCTCAAAGCTGATTTACGAAAATCTATGTGGGATTACATCGGGATTATTCGTAATGAAGAAAATATCATTTTGATGCTTAAAAAACTGGATCGTTTACGTTCAAGATTAAATTCTATTGGTGGGGTTGGAGTAAACACGCGGTTTCTTAAGTTACTTAACATGGTAACTGTAGCCAATCTCATTGCAACTGCTGCTTATGCCCGAACTGAAAGTCGTGGAACCCATTACCGAGAAGATTTTCCAAACACTGATGACAAGAATTGGTTGAAGCATATTTGTCTTCAAAAACAAAATGCAAAGATACAAACCTTTTTTGGGTAA
- the nadA gene encoding quinolinate synthase NadA has product MEQKNLIEKINRLKKQKNAVILAHVYQRPEIYEVADFIGDSYGLSKQATKTDAEIIVFCGVDFMAESAYILNPTKIVLIPTKLANCPMAAMVDVDGLRELKAKHPDASVVSYVNTTAEVKAESDICCTSANAVNVVNSLAGKKVIFVPDSNLANYVMRNTDKQIIPWNGWCYVHNKFSPAGIFQAKVKHVDAKVLVHPECVPEVVNLADEVFSTTGMINYVKGSSDNVFIIATEIGVVERLRQMFPEKTFYQAPPGGTCLQMKKTTLELVLASLEKEQFKVVIPENIRVRAKKALDRMLNVA; this is encoded by the coding sequence ATGGAACAAAAGAACCTAATTGAAAAAATAAACCGGCTAAAAAAACAGAAAAATGCAGTAATTTTAGCTCACGTTTATCAGCGACCCGAAATTTACGAAGTTGCAGATTTCATTGGTGACTCTTACGGACTAAGCAAACAAGCAACAAAAACTGACGCAGAAATCATAGTTTTCTGTGGTGTTGATTTCATGGCTGAATCTGCTTACATTTTAAATCCCACAAAAATAGTTTTAATTCCAACAAAACTAGCTAATTGTCCAATGGCTGCAATGGTTGACGTTGATGGTTTACGGGAATTAAAGGCTAAACATCCTGATGCTTCTGTTGTGAGTTATGTCAATACAACTGCTGAAGTTAAAGCAGAATCAGATATTTGCTGCACCAGCGCAAACGCCGTTAACGTGGTTAATTCTTTGGCTGGAAAAAAAGTAATTTTTGTTCCCGATTCTAACTTGGCAAATTATGTGATGCGCAACACTGACAAACAAATTATCCCTTGGAATGGCTGGTGTTATGTTCATAACAAATTCTCCCCCGCGGGAATTTTCCAAGCTAAAGTTAAACATGTGGATGCAAAAGTTTTGGTTCATCCAGAATGTGTTCCAGAAGTTGTGAATTTAGCTGACGAAGTTTTTAGCACAACTGGAATGATTAACTACGTAAAAGGCAGTTCAGATAATGTTTTCATTATTGCTACTGAAATTGGTGTGGTTGAACGGCTACGGCAAATGTTTCCAGAAAAAACGTTTTATCAAGCTCCTCCTGGGGGAACTTGTTTGCAAATGAAAAAAACTACTTTGGAGCTTGTTTTAGCTTCCCTCGAAAAGGAGCAGTTTAAAGTCGTAATTCCAGAAAATATAAGGGTCAGGGCCAAGAAGGCTTTGGATAGAATGTTGAATGTGGCTTGA
- the nadC gene encoding carboxylating nicotinate-nucleotide diphosphorylase, translated as MWLDVLDRQNLVELAYQKGNKLTLSNENYLSWLTGFFNREYNDDVYTGDITSNAILTKNKLTTGFLYTKSVGVIAGLAETCWFLKKHGLEVKAHVNDGRKVNKGDLVLTLQGGKKDILSTERICLNVLQRMSGIATETKHLVDSLKKYQTKIAATRKTLLRYLDKKAVFLGGGLTHRFGLWDAILIKDNHLEALKNEGITAYIETALTRASKFLDNIDFVEIEVTSHEEALTAAQTFDVLKMKKPCVIMLDNMNPTLIQETMETLRESNLYDNLLLEASGDITPKNVHEYAKTGVDVVSMGYLTHSVKVLDLSLEMTL; from the coding sequence ATGTGGCTTGATGTTTTGGACAGGCAAAATCTTGTTGAACTCGCCTACCAGAAAGGAAATAAACTAACCTTAAGCAACGAGAACTATCTTAGTTGGTTAACCGGTTTTTTTAATCGAGAATACAATGACGACGTGTACACAGGAGATATTACTAGTAACGCAATTTTAACAAAAAATAAACTGACGACTGGTTTTTTGTACACAAAATCAGTTGGAGTTATTGCAGGTCTTGCAGAAACATGTTGGTTTCTAAAAAAACATGGTCTTGAAGTTAAAGCTCATGTAAACGATGGACGAAAAGTGAATAAAGGCGATTTGGTCTTAACTCTTCAAGGTGGGAAAAAAGACATTCTATCAACCGAACGAATATGTTTGAACGTTTTACAAAGAATGTCCGGAATCGCCACAGAGACTAAACATTTAGTTGATTCCCTCAAAAAATATCAAACCAAAATTGCTGCAACGCGAAAGACCCTTTTGCGTTATCTTGACAAGAAAGCAGTTTTCTTGGGTGGCGGTTTAACTCATCGTTTTGGTCTTTGGGATGCCATTTTAATCAAGGATAATCATTTGGAGGCCTTGAAAAACGAAGGAATAACTGCTTACATTGAAACTGCATTAACTAGAGCATCAAAATTTTTAGATAATATCGATTTTGTTGAAATTGAAGTTACATCTCACGAAGAGGCTCTAACTGCCGCTCAAACTTTTGATGTATTAAAAATGAAAAAACCTTGTGTTATTATGCTTGACAACATGAATCCTACATTAATCCAAGAAACTATGGAGACTCTTCGTGAAAGCAACCTTTACGACAATCTATTATTGGAAGCTTCAGGTGACATAACTCCTAAAAATGTGCACGAATACGCTAAAACTGGGGTTGATGTAGTGTCCATGGGGTATCTGACTCATTCCGTGAAAGTCTTAGACCTGAGTTTGGAGATGACCCTTTGA